CCGGATGCTCCGGCTGCTCGACCACCCGCGGGACATCCCGGTGCTCGCCCCGATGATCGAGCGCGAGATCCTCTGGCTGGTCATGACGGGGGAGCAGGGGGCGACGGTGCGCCAGCTGGGGCTCCCGGACAGCAGCCTGAGCCGCGTGCGGCACGTCGTCCGGTGGACCCGCGAGAACTTCGCGGTGCCGGTGCGCGTGGACGAGCTCGCCCAGCTGGCCAGGATGAGCCCGTCCGCCTTCCACCGGGCCTTCCACGCCGTGACCGCGATGAGCCCGATCCAGTACCAGAAGAAGATCCGGCTGCAGGAGGCTCGGCTGCGACTGGTGGCCGACCCCGGCGGGATCGGCGCGGTGGCCTACGCGGTGGGGTACGAGAGCCCCTCGCAGTTCAGTCGCGAGTACCGCCGCGAGTTCGGCCTCCCCCCGAGCCAGGACGTCGCCAGACTCCGCGCGGCCGCCCCGTGACGACGTCCCCGCCGGCTCGACGCAGCACGGGGCCTCGAGAGAGGGCACCCGCTGAGGCCTACCCTGCAGCATGGGGCTGCGGCAGAAGGTCTGGCACGGGTGCTACGAGCTGATGGCCCGGCGCATCGACCGGCCCGAGTGGGCCTTCATGAACTACGGGTTCGCACCCCTGGGTGCCAGCACCCCGCGCACGCTGGAGCCGGAGGACGAGCTCGACCGGTTCTGCATCCAGCTCTACGACCGGACCGTCACCGCCGACCTGACGGGGCTCGACGTCCTGGAGGTCGGCTGCGGCCGTGGTGGCGGCGTCAGCTTCCTGAGCCGCTACCGGGGCCCGCGGTCCACGACCGGGGTCGACCTGTCCGCCGCGGCCGTCGACCTCTGCACCCGGGACCGCCGTGGTCCCGGGCTGCGGTTCGCCGTCGGGGACGCCCAGGACCTGCCCTTCCCCGACGCCTCGTTCGACGTCGTGGTGAGCGTCGAGTCCTCGCACTGCTACGACTCGGTGCCGACGTTCCTGGCGGAGGTGCGTCGGGTGCTGCGTCCCGGTGGCCGCTTCTTCTGGGCCGACCTGCGTCCGGCGGCCGACGTCGCGCGGACCCGGGCGCAGCTGCAGGGCTCGGGCATGGTCGTCGAGGACGAGCAGGAGATCACCGCCGAGGTGGTGCACGCCCTCGACCTGGACAGCGAGCGGAAGCTGGGTCTGGTCCGGGCCTGGGTGCCGCGGCTGGCCCACCCCCTCTTCGCGCGGTTCGCGGCGCTGGAGGGCAGCCGCAGCCACCGCGCCTTCCAGGAGCGGCGGACCCGCTACCTCACGGCGTCGCTGTCCGTCCCTGCCGCTGCGGCACCCTCCGAGGAGGGCCTGCGGTGACGTCCGGTGGGGTACCAGCGGGCCGACCGGACGACCCTCGGGCGGGCTGCGGGAGATGGTCGGACGGGCCCGGACACCGGGGAGCGCTCTGGTGTGCGAGAACTGTCGGTGCGGCGTCGTAGGGTCACAGGTGTGATCCGACGATGAGCAAGGTCGACGCCCAGCGGGCGATGCGTGAAGCCAACTACGCCCGGAGGCACGCCGGCGACGCCGCCCGCCGGGTGACGCCAGCAGCAGCCGACGAGGGACCGGTCGTGCCGACCGCCCGCCCGAGGAGCACCGCACGGGCAGTGGCCGCGGAGGCCGTCAGCCCCGCCGCGGAGGCCGTCAGCCCCGCGGTGGAGGTCGAGCGGTGCGGGCACCAGTCCATGAACGGGCGGTCCTGCACCCGCGAGGCGGCCCACCCCGAGAAGAGCCACCGCTACAGCTGAGCGGGGGAGCTCTAACGGCCGGCGTCGCCGACCGAGGTGCGACGTCGCCGCCGGTGTCGCGGCGGATCCGGCCCGGCGAGCCTGAGCTCGGGCCACCACCCGTCAGCTCAGGACGTCGACGAGGGGTGCCGACGTGGGAAGGTCGTGCCGGTCAGCTCCTCCGAGACCTCCCACAGCCGTCGCGCCACTCCGAGGTCCCGGGCCCTGGCGGCCCGACCGACCAGGGTGGGCGCACCCCGGATCTCCATGAACCCGTTCGGGCCCAGGTAGCTGTTGCCGGGGACGTCGGCGGTGGCGGCGTGGAGCACCGGGCGGGCCCCCTCCTCCTCGCTTTGGGCGACCAACCTGAGCACGGCCCCGCCCAGGCGTGCCCGGAGGGTGTCCTGCTGGGGTCGGAACAGGTTCGTGACCGAGATCCCGGGGTGCGCCGCGGTGGCGATGACCGGCGACCCGGTCTCGCCGAGTCGCCGCTGGAGCTCGGCGGTGAACAGGAGGTTGGCCAGCTTCGACTGCCCGTACGCCGGGTTCGCGCGGTAGGGCCTCCGTTCCCAGTTGAGGTCGGTGAGGTCGAGGGAGCCGAGCCGGTGGGCCTGCGAGGACACGGTCACCACCCGACCCCGGATCTGGGGCAGCAGCAGGTTCGTCAGCGCGAAGTGCCCGAGGTGGTTGGTGCCGAGCTGCAGCTCGAAGCCGTCGACCGTGCGGGAGAGGGGCGGGAGCGACAGACCGGCGTTGTTGATCAGCACGTCGACCGGCTCCGTCAGCTCCGCCACGAACCGGGCCACCGAGGAGAGGTCGGCGAGGTCCAGCCGGCGGACCACGACGTCCCCCGCCATCGTCGACGCCGCCTCGCGGCCCTTGGCGAGGTCACGCACCGCGAGCACCACGCGCGCGCCCCGCTCGGCGAGCACGCGCGCGGTGACGCGACCGATGCCGCTGTTCGCGCCGGTGACGACGACGGTGCGTCCTGCGGCGGGAGGGACGTCCGCCGCGGAGGACGCCGCCATCAGCCGACCACGTCGGTGCGGGGGACCGACGGCTGCGCAGCGGCTCCGGCGCCGACCGCGTCCTGGAAGACCCCGAAGTTGCCGGTCATCCACACCGGAGTCAGCCTCACCGCACTCATCCGCCATCCCTCCGGGGTGCGCTGGAACCGGTTCGTGTAGTAGCCGTGCACGACCGAGTCGCTGTCCCCGGTGGGGTTGGGGAGGTGGTGACTGGCTCGCACGTAGGCGACGCCGGTGGCGTGGTCCTCGTCGTGGAACGTGATGACCTGGTTGGTGATCATGTGCTGGGTCGCGGTGAAGGACTCCATCCGTGGCGCGGTCCCCGCGACCCAGTCGTCGGCCGCGAGACGGGTGGCGGGCTGACCGAACCCGGCGCTGAAGTCGACCTCCACCTCGTCGGTGAAGCAGCTGCGGAAGAGCTCCCAGTCGTGGGAGTCCGTCCCCGTGGCGTAGCGGAGCTGGACGTCGGTGATCTCAGCGCGGTCCATCAGCCGCCGGAGCGCCACCGAGTCGATGGGTGTTTCATGTGACGTTGTCATGTAAACCACTGTGGACAACTCATGTGACGTTGTCAACTAGAGTCTGGGCATGGTGACACGGGCTGAAGCCGCTGCAGCGACGCGGAGGGCCCTCGTGCGAGCGGCCTCCGAGCTGCTGGACGAGGGGGGACCGGAGGCGGTGACGCTGCGCGCGGTGGGGGCTCGCGCCGGGGTGTCGCGGGGTGCCCCGTACGGGCACTTCGAGGACAAGTCCCACCTGCTGACCCAGCTCGCCGTGGACGCCTGGAGCACGATGGCCGACGCCGTGGAGCGTCTGCGGTCAGACGCCGGTTCGGACCCGGGCACGCGACTCGAGCGGGCTCTGCTCACCCTCATCGGGCTCGGGCGTCGGCAACCGCACCTGTACGCGCTGATGTTCAGCACCCCGGCCGGCGACCCGGAGGCCGTCGCCGCCGCCAGCCGCCTGCACGACCAGTTCCTCGCTGTCGTCGCCGACCTGGTCGGGGAGTCCGACGCTCCTCGCTACGGCGCGCTGCTGATGTCGAGCGCCCACGGGATCGCGGGACTCGAGCTCAGCGGTCACCTGGCGAAGGAGGCGTGGGACGTCGACGGGGAGCAGCTCGTCCGGATGCTCGTCGACGCGATCGGGTCCGCGGTGGGTCGCTGACCGAGGGGCGAGGGCCATCCGGCCGGGCCTCCGCAACCCACTGGGCGCCCGGGTGGTGGGTGGCCGTCCCCCTGCTGTCGTGAGGCAGTCCCGTCGGGTCTCGGTCGTGGGGCGACCGGCGGACCGGCTCAGCCCTTGTGCTCCACGAGCGCCGTCTGTCCGGAGCCGACGTCCGCGGCGAACCGGGCCCACGCCCGGTCGTCGACGTCGAGGGTGTCGAGGAGGTAGGCGCTGACGGCGTCGGCCACGAGGGCGACGCGAGCAGGATCGGGGTCGGTGGTCTCGCTGACCGCCTCTCCGGCGATGCCGCCGAGCGTGTGCTCGCCGCCCGGGACGACCACGAGGGTCTTCGGTGCGGGGCTCAGGTGGTAGGCGTCGAGGAACCAGTCCGGTCCGCGGGTGGACATCCTGGACCGGTCCTCGTCGCCGGCGATGACGAGGGCAGGGGTCGTCATCGTCGGGTAGCCCGGCCTCATGAAGGGCAGGTTCTCGAGCGCGAACGGGGTCAGGGAGTCCCCGGTCCCGGTCACGGCGATCAGGACGCCGGCCCCGATGTCGTCCCGGGAGAAGTCCTCGCCGGCATCGCCCGCGGGGTCGAGGACCCGGGCACCGAGCAGCGCACCGACGGTCTGACCACCCCACGAGTGCCCCACCAGCGCGACCCGCGAGCGGTCGGTCCGCTCGGAGAGCCCGGCCTCCTCGAGCACGTCGCCGAGGTGGTCGAGCACGGCGTGGAGGTCGGCGATCCGGACCCGCCAGATGGTCCCAAACCGGGGGTCGTCGAGCCCGATGCCGATCCGGCGCGAGTCGAGGTGGGTGGGCTGCACGACGACGAAACCGGCGGCGGCCCAGCGGTCGACCAGGGGCTCGTAGCCGTCCATCGACCACGCGTTGCCGTGGGAGAAGACGATGACCGGGAGGTCGCTGCCCCGGGTGGGAGCGGTCACCTTGACCTCGAGCTCCACGGGTCGGTCGTCGGAGGGGACGCTGATCGGCTTGATCGCGATCGTCTGCTGGCGGTGAGTGGGCATGTGCTGGCTTCCTGGACGAGGCTGCGTGCCGCATACTTGACGGAACGTTGTTCCACCACGCTAGCGGAACAGTGTTCCGCAAACAACCCGAGAGGACGGCGACCCGTGCCCCGACCCACCGGTGCCCGTGATGCGGGCGCTCAGCGCACCCGGCAGGCCCTCCTGGCGGCTGCGGCGGAGGTCTTCGTGGAGCTGGGGGTGCACGGGCCCATCCGTGACATCGCCGGACGTGCCCAGGTGGGCCTCGGGACGGTGTACCGCCACTTCCCCAGCCGGGCCGACCTGGTGGTCGCCGTCTACCGCCACCAGATCGACGAGTGCGCCGCGCTGGCGGTGGAGCTGGCGGACTCACCCGAACCCGACCGGGCCCTGTCCCGGTGGATCGAGGCATTCGTCGAGTTCCTGGTCACCAAGCACGGACTGGGAGCGGCCCTGCAGTCCGACGACGCCGCCTTCGAGAGCCTGCACACCCTGATGCTCGACACGCTCGTGCCGGCGTGCGGGCTCCTGGTCGACGCCGCCGCGGACCGGGGACGGCTGGATCCTGAGGTGACCGCGTACGCGTTGATGCGTGCCGTCGGCAACCTCTGCATCCTGGGGCCCGGCTACGTGCGCGAGGACGCGCGGGCGATGGTGGCGCGGCTGCTCGCCGGCTGCCAGCTCACCCGCCCGTAGGTCGAGCCGCGCCCCAGGGCGCCCCACCGTCGGGTGCCCACACCGGGTGGCTGGTCTCAGTCGAGGTCGGAGAGGTCCAGGGCGAAGCGGTAGCGGACGTCGTTGCGGGCCAGCCGGTCCAGCGCGGTCTGCACCTGGGCCGAGGGCAGCACCTCGACGTCGGCGGTGATGCCGTGCTCGCCGCAGAAGTCCAGCAGCGCCTGGGTGGAGTGGTGGCCGGCGCTGCCGGAGGAG
The sequence above is a segment of the Auraticoccus monumenti genome. Coding sequences within it:
- a CDS encoding TetR/AcrR family transcriptional regulator translates to MRAASELLDEGGPEAVTLRAVGARAGVSRGAPYGHFEDKSHLLTQLAVDAWSTMADAVERLRSDAGSDPGTRLERALLTLIGLGRRQPHLYALMFSTPAGDPEAVAAASRLHDQFLAVVADLVGESDAPRYGALLMSSAHGIAGLELSGHLAKEAWDVDGEQLVRMLVDAIGSAVGR
- a CDS encoding nuclear transport factor 2 family protein, which codes for MDRAEITDVQLRYATGTDSHDWELFRSCFTDEVEVDFSAGFGQPATRLAADDWVAGTAPRMESFTATQHMITNQVITFHDEDHATGVAYVRASHHLPNPTGDSDSVVHGYYTNRFQRTPEGWRMSAVRLTPVWMTGNFGVFQDAVGAGAAAQPSVPRTDVVG
- a CDS encoding oxidoreductase produces the protein MAASSAADVPPAAGRTVVVTGANSGIGRVTARVLAERGARVVLAVRDLAKGREAASTMAGDVVVRRLDLADLSSVARFVAELTEPVDVLINNAGLSLPPLSRTVDGFELQLGTNHLGHFALTNLLLPQIRGRVVTVSSQAHRLGSLDLTDLNWERRPYRANPAYGQSKLANLLFTAELQRRLGETGSPVIATAAHPGISVTNLFRPQQDTLRARLGGAVLRLVAQSEEEGARPVLHAATADVPGNSYLGPNGFMEIRGAPTLVGRAARARDLGVARRLWEVSEELTGTTFPRRHPSSTS
- a CDS encoding class I SAM-dependent methyltransferase; amino-acid sequence: MGLRQKVWHGCYELMARRIDRPEWAFMNYGFAPLGASTPRTLEPEDELDRFCIQLYDRTVTADLTGLDVLEVGCGRGGGVSFLSRYRGPRSTTGVDLSAAAVDLCTRDRRGPGLRFAVGDAQDLPFPDASFDVVVSVESSHCYDSVPTFLAEVRRVLRPGGRFFWADLRPAADVARTRAQLQGSGMVVEDEQEITAEVVHALDLDSERKLGLVRAWVPRLAHPLFARFAALEGSRSHRAFQERRTRYLTASLSVPAAAAPSEEGLR
- a CDS encoding TetR/AcrR family transcriptional regulator translates to MPRPTGARDAGAQRTRQALLAAAAEVFVELGVHGPIRDIAGRAQVGLGTVYRHFPSRADLVVAVYRHQIDECAALAVELADSPEPDRALSRWIEAFVEFLVTKHGLGAALQSDDAAFESLHTLMLDTLVPACGLLVDAAADRGRLDPEVTAYALMRAVGNLCILGPGYVREDARAMVARLLAGCQLTRP
- a CDS encoding AraC family transcriptional regulator, with protein sequence MSFDELRGLLAARASRGVTRTAIDGVLVSRVDGPGAQDESMSGTILAVVAQGAKRLSVGTTVHDYGPGQYLVASVDLPVSGQFVDATPQEPALGFGLELRPEAVAELMLGPAAEGFGRPGRDGSSPAAIAVGRVSARLLDATIRMLRLLDHPRDIPVLAPMIEREILWLVMTGEQGATVRQLGLPDSSLSRVRHVVRWTRENFAVPVRVDELAQLARMSPSAFHRAFHAVTAMSPIQYQKKIRLQEARLRLVADPGGIGAVAYAVGYESPSQFSREYRREFGLPPSQDVARLRAAAP
- a CDS encoding alpha/beta hydrolase family protein codes for the protein MPTHRQQTIAIKPISVPSDDRPVELEVKVTAPTRGSDLPVIVFSHGNAWSMDGYEPLVDRWAAAGFVVVQPTHLDSRRIGIGLDDPRFGTIWRVRIADLHAVLDHLGDVLEEAGLSERTDRSRVALVGHSWGGQTVGALLGARVLDPAGDAGEDFSRDDIGAGVLIAVTGTGDSLTPFALENLPFMRPGYPTMTTPALVIAGDEDRSRMSTRGPDWFLDAYHLSPAPKTLVVVPGGEHTLGGIAGEAVSETTDPDPARVALVADAVSAYLLDTLDVDDRAWARFAADVGSGQTALVEHKG